The genomic stretch GCTAGAGTCAACAGACAAACTCAGAAGTAGTTCAGAGTACAGTTTATGGACAAGAATGGCTTCGATTCATTGTAGAGAACCCAAGATATGTAACAAAGCTGATCAGAATCCTGTGAAGAATTAGCAAGGGGTAAAGATGTGATAGGAGTAAATCTCCTTTTGGTGGAAGGGCTGCATTAGAATTAGACCTAGGTTTTCCTCAAGTTTAATTTGGGTCCATTAAAGCATAAAATGTAGAAAGAGTGGCAGATATTGGTCCTAACATTTACTCATGTGATTGAAACATTATGTGTTGGTTTTATGGTTGCGTTACTTATATGACATGCAAATTGAACACACATCACAATCTAGTGTAGAGATGTACCAAGTTGATGGTACAATGGTAGTACTGGAGGATTTCCATGAACTTTGTTGCAATCTTCAATCTTTTAGAAGTTGGcttccttgttattttttgttacaatttttcctctttaattttataatttgcatTTTTCCTTGTAATGATTAGCTAGCAAGCTTTTCTAATCTTGTTTGCtgtcaaatttatatttataaaagaatgTTCCAATGTGGACCACAGCTTGCTGGAAGAAATTCTCATCATATTATTGAGGCAACCTTCAAAGCTTTTGCCAGGGCTCTTCGACAAGCAACAGAATATGACCCACGTCGCCTCGGGACTGTGCCAAGGTTTGATTTCTCCTCTTCCGCTGTGACTACACTGGCATTGAAAGCATCTCCCCGTGTAAACATACTCTAAAATTTGAAGTCGATTTAAAGATGAGAAATAGTCTTATAAGTGCAATGCACTGCACGAGTTtctattctgttttttttcctttcattttgcGGCTACATTAACAAAAGAGTTGGTATGCTTCTCCTTTGTGGATCTCAAAAAGTTCCTGCTTTGACATCATTTCTCCTTTTTCAACTTGATATGTGACTTTGTGATTTGTCCCCTTAGTATAAGATTCTTCTTCAGTTCTCATGAGCAAATCATTGCATCAAAGTTTTTGCAGCTaagaaaccataattttttgttaatttacttCAGCAAGATTTCTTAGATTGGCTGATTGCACCTTGCAAGTCATTTCCTATCACttgtttgcattttctttttcttacctTTTTAGCACGTTCACTATCCATTAGGAAGCCAATTTTCATGGCATATTTTAGAGTTATTCAGCATTACAAGGTTTTCTTGCTCATTCCACATAATACTTATTGTAACGAAAACTCTAAAGCATGTCTGATTTGTTATGTGTAGCTCAAAGGGGGGGTTCACTATCCATTAGGAAGCCAATTTTCATGGCATATTGTAGAGTTATTTAACATTAGAAGGTTTTCTTGCTCATTCCACATAATACATCTTGTAACGAGAACGCTAAAGCATGTCTGATGTGTTATGTGCAGCTCAAAGGGGGTTCTATCGAGAACGTGATGATTCATTATTACTTTAAGAATGATGGTTTAAATTCGAAGGTGATGTGACTTTGGATGCATCCTCCATGAGATCCATGTTGGTGATCTCTACTAGTTTGTGGTTATGATAATCAGTTGAGTGccatttatttatatgataaacCGAAAGTGATCAAGTTACTGTTCTTGCTGATGAAGTCCAATACGGGGACATGGATGTTGTGAAGGATAGGCTACTGCCCATATGGTTAGTTGTATTATGAACTCGTAATGaattgatgtttttgtattCCAAACGTTGTTTTACTCGTGGCGTAGGGAAAAGGAGGGAGCAGCAGGGAAGATGTGTATTTGTCAAGAATAAACTTTTGAGCTCGTAGTTGTTATTTACCCGTTCTCACCAGTCACTTTATTGAAGCTTCTTGGTGGTGGCCTCTGGGATGTGTACACCGAGAGCTCTTGAACCGTGGCCTTTGGTGACTTGATTTCTAGAGATTGCTAAGTTGTTCCACTGTGGTTTAGACTAGGCACTTGAGTGAATTTTTCTGTTTGTCGGATTCAGTACCTTTCTCTAGTCGTATGAAATTCCCTTACACTTCTTTACTATAATCTTTTCAAGCGGAATGGAATGTGTTGCTTTCCAAGTTCAGATTCTAATGGTTTTGTGATTTATAGGAGAATGAATTGGCAAATGCTAACCCCTCCTTTTTATTACTTctcatatttataatttacagTGCTTTTGTTTTGGGATTCATATGCCTAAATCATgtcattctcattcaatttgGAAAGAAAATCAATATGCATTTGTCCATGGTGTGAGATTTTGGTTCCCCCGAATTTGCTCAATGCATACGCGTTGAATGCTGCCCAACCTTTCATTTTCTGGTGGAGTGAAATTTTCACAGCCAACGAATATTGTATTGGATATGTAATGCCAGAGATGTGATTCATAGAAGACAGGGAAAGCAGTTGCGGAATTTGCTTAAACCATCTTTGCTTTCTTGGATGGAtgctaaaatgaaaaacaaacaaaccaacCAACCTTGTAATTATCCTGATTGCATGAACTCAAGAATGATAGCCAAGAATTTCACAGCATGTAACAGTAGTTTTTCTGTTCATATTTCAAAGGAAATAGACGTGATTGCAAATAGAGAGCACAGCCTGAATTTCCCATCCAGAAACCAGTTGGATTCGAGGCCGTTTAGCTGATGTGCATCTGATCACTCTACAAAAATTCTTCAGCGGTATTCAAATCATTCAATATCTCAGACCTAACCTCTTCCGGGAGTTGTGCAGATGGACCAGCCCTCGAATAGAAACTGGCCAAAGACCTAATTGCCTTCTCTAATTCTACATATGATTCCTGCAACAAGAAAGTAAAAAATGGCAGATCGAAACAACTCTTCAAACGGTGGTAACGAGTTGAAGGTGCGTACCTCACGAACTACCTTTTCTTGTCCCCTCCAACTGCCCAGGTATTCCCGGATGGACTCCTTCGCTGCATCTGCAGTCCGTCTAAACTTGGCAATATCCTTGGTATCTTCCTTGAGTGACTCGCGGAGGTTCTTCACAACTTCTCTTGCTGCCTTCAAGTATGCCTTTGGCAACAATTTCCCagattttgttttctcattAGGATCAAACAATGATTTTATGGCCCCAGCGACTCCGTCgtccttttcttcctctttggCCCGTGCTTGCAATGGTGGAGGAAAGCAATTTAAGATCAGAACTGTAACGAATGAAGCGCTAAAGACCAAGACATGTCGACGACTTGGCAGAGCAGCTTGAGATGATTGAACAGCATTACACCTAGAATTCAGTTTGTCTGTAATGTTGCCTTGAAACCATCAACAAACAAGGTTGGTGAATGGTACGCCGTTGTCAATACTGATTTACGAAAGAAAGAATAGAGGGAGGGAATTAAAGTTGTTGCTTACAGTCAATATCAGGTTTAGAGGTTCTGTTCATTGTCTTGAAAGTGACAAATGAGCATATTTTAGCTCCAAGAACCACAGCCATTCTTGTTCCGGTAACTCAACCAAGCTAAATCCGCGGCATCCTACAAACCAACAAGCATTTACTATGGAGATTAACGAGTTCAGAGGAAAACCAAAAACGAAAAaggagaaacaaaataaaacatacaCAACCCCAGCTAGAATTGGATGCAGAGTTGTAGGTGGTTTTACCCTTGATTCCTTCCCTTCCACACACACTTCGCTTTCAATCCTTTCCTCCTTGTAAAGAACTGTCTTTCACTAGTTGTTGAATTTATCCAGAAGACACACCTTAAAACGTCGAGGTGACGTGTCGTTCCGTAAAAAACTGAACGACTTGCAGTTGGCCTTGGGATCATCTTTTTTAGCAGGCCGTTTTCTCATCCTCAGAGAGAGGCCTAGGCCAGAGCATCTCTCCCCGCTGAAAGTAAAACCTCGTGCActcttctctctcctcttctccGCTAAAAATCTTGATATCCATTTAGAATCCCTAATCACACATTCTTCCGGGGGATGGCAGGTGGCTCCCACCCCAAATCCTCGACTCTAAAACCCTTCTCCTCCACCTCCTCTTCCTCCACCCCTGCCCCCCACCGCAAATACCGTTGGGAATCCACCGCCACCGCTACCGCCACTAACAACAACAATCCACAACCACCACAATCCAACCAGAAACTCCATAAACCAACCCCTTTCCCAAAGCCCAACACTGGCCCATCCCCCAAGCCCGTTACTTCTACTGCAGGCCCAATCCAACCTCCACAAGTCCCTCCGTACCCTTTCCCAGACCTTGGCCCTCCTCCACCACCTACATACGGCTTTCACATGCTTGAACGCCGCACTATTGTGCTCGCCGACGGCAGCGTCCGCTCTTACTTAGCTCTCCCACCAGATTACCAAGACTTCCCTCGTCCTCCTCTTCCGCCGCGGTTCCTTCTCCGGGGGGGCCATCTCGACTTTCTCCCCGCTGGGCCCTGCTTCCCTCCATCGAACCCTGATGCGTTAGGTTTTCCAAACcagaatcaaaatcaaaataagaggaAATTTGATGAGGAATCAGTGAAGCAAGGGAATAGTAGTAATAGTGATAATAACCATCATTCAAATGGGAAAAATTACACTTTGGGGCCGGATAATCGAGGTTCGGGAACGAGTAGTGTGGCGGGTGAAATGAGAGCAGGAAAGCAAATGAGGATCTGTAGTGGTGATGATGTAGGGTTGGCTAATAGAAATAATAACGGGAATTTTGGTGAAGTGAACAAGAGTGAATTAAAGAAAGCGTTTTTTCATTTTGCGAAGGTGATTAATGAGAATGAGACCAACAGAAAGAAGTATTTGGAGGATGGCAAGCAAGGGCGGCTTCGGTGTGTGGCTTGTGGCAGGTTTGttacttttcaattttgtttcttctttgttttttttttttttttttagtatttattgaaTGTTTTTAGCATACAAATGTTGGTGTGTTAGTTATAGAATGTTTTGTTTGGGGTTTAATGGGAGCGAGAGAGTGGTTTTCCATGCGTTTAGAAGTGGTTTAGTGTAAATTCTGTTTATAGGTATAAAAGGATATTTGTTGCTCCAGGTTTGGTTAGAAACTattttgtagtttttgtttgtatttgcaAGAGGGAAGATACTCCACTTTTGGTCTGTCCGGGATTGATCAACCCCTAAAGCCTCTTGTAAGTGAGGCTTTTGCGTGCACGACTGTGCGTTTAAGCTTGTTGCTAATTACATACACTTTTATCCAAGGATTAGTGAGTTTGAGGGTTTTAACCTTCTGATATGCCTGGTGATATGTATGGCAGGTTGCTAGAGTATTAGGGCTGGAAGAATAATCATTTCTCGATTTCTGTAATAGAAGGTTATCCTCTGTCAGTTATTGTCAACTTCTATATGGATACGGTTCCTTTCATCTTAGGGAAATTATCTGTTATTTAGTGGTTTTAACTGAGTGCATGAGGGGTAGGCCTAAGACTGGTTAGATGCTAGCAATGTTGATAGAAATGCACTAACTGCAGAAATCACATTTGATTAACAAATTATCACTGCTATTAAGACATGAAAGTTCTTGACTGGTACATGATAGTTAAAGAGCCTTTCCTCCTGCTAGACTAGTTTAATGAATTCTTTCCTAGCCATTTGTTTTGTCACGTGGTTACTTCTCTTTATTGTTCTTATTCAACTGTAAGTTCCTTATTGTCATAGATGTCAAGTTGGCAGCTGAGTTGGGACTTGGAGTAGTAATTTTCTGTGGTAGAACTTAGGTATTTCTTTTGGTTCTCACTACAACTGCTAACATCATCATAGGCTTAGTAAACTTATGGTAGATAAAAATATAGGTTTCTGGTCTGAGTTTCAACCTAGTTAGAAAATGAGTTTGATCATTCACCTTTTCATGTGCACTTtttgtagaataaaaaatatactgtcaTCTCTTTATGCTTTTGCCAATAGATTCATAGATGCTTTTTTGTTTGGAACTTGTGTTATCCTTTGATGATTGCTTAATTTCCATGCATGGTGAGAATATATACTGCATTGAATTGGATACTGGTGCGTGAAATATTCTTAACTTGGATGAACTTCATCACATCTTTGCTATTACATAATCAGGTTAACTTGTCTGACAAAATTTCCAAATGTTGGTTGTTCATATACTACCTTTGTTGCTTATGATTAGTCTTGATAGGGATGCCTTATTTGGAAAGTGAAAGAAAATCTAGTTTTTTGCTTGGTACTTCAATTAATCAAGGAAGGTAGTTGGAGCTTGTTTCCATGTGTGATATTCTTTATTAGATTTTCATTAATTGGCTTATATGAGACTGTACTTGGGTGTAAAATTTTTAGAAGTTATTTGCAGATTAGCTGTAGTTATAGTCTAGCTGTTTGTCTTTTCTtctcgtttcttttctttttctttttttccttttctacttTGGATTGGTAGGCCTTTTGGTTGTAGCTTGACTCGTTATCTTGTTCTTATATCTGACACAGAATAGTTGTTATTAAGTCACTTATCTTGAGTTATGAATGTCAGCTTGCCTACTGAATTGCAACTCACATTGTAAGTTTCTGTCATAGATCCTGTATAGATTTGGTTTGCGATTGGTCTTAACAACATTGTAAAGGTAGTGCATTTATTGCAGACATATGCAAGTTCCTTGATTGATTTCCAATTTCAAGTTGGAAAACAGTTTATGAATTCACCTTGTCTTTTCACTTTTTGTAAAGAGGAGATTAGCTGTCATGTCTTTATGCCTTTTCAAATGGGTTTACAGATTTGTTTCTCCTGTGTAACCTGGCAGATTGTTATGCTTTGAGGATTGCTTAATTCTCAAGGGGCGGTCAAAATGTACATCTAAGAGCATTTCGATGAGTGAAACTTTCTGAACCaagttgacttttgttttttgtgtttctttacACTTATAACTCTAAATCATTTGGATAACTTACCTCGTCAAAAAATGTTGGCTGTTCATTTAATGCCTTTGATGCTCATGGTTTTTAAATATGGACATGTATTTGGAAAATATGAATAGTTTCATGTCCTTGTCTGGTGCTTTAGTTGACCAATAAAGGCAGTTGATGCCAGTTTTCTGGTgcaatattatttataacatcaaATCTTGGATTTTATGCTTGCACTATCAAGGTATAAATGTCCTAGAAGTTATCTACAGGGTATCAGTTTGCTTCCTTTCTCATCTTTTCTACTTCAGATGAGTTTTGACCATTTTGTATGATAGGCTTTTATCATATAGATCCTCTCTTTTATGATCTTAAGATGGCATCAATTCCTGCTTGTGCCTGTTTGACCATAAGTTGCTTTGTCTTGGTTGTGGGCCATTTCTCTTTGCTGACTACTATGAGGTTTGCATGTTGGCTATGAACTAGCATAATTCAAGCAAGGACTGTTTAAGGTGCTTTGCCTTGTCCAATATGGACTTGCGGATGTACAAGGTGCTGAAGAGTAACTGGTTTGGAGCAGTCAAGAGGGAAAAGGTGCAAAGATGGATTGATAATTAGGtgtaaaatatatcataatggAAGAGAAAGTATCAAACTAGTTTGAGGTTCAGCTTTAGTTTGAATTGACATTATGCTTGCGAAACATTTCTTCTTAACTTTGGAGCTCCCAATAACCCTTCTGAACGTGTGAAATTGATGGGGGAGGAAGTGAAAAAATCACTAGCCTCACACAAGTAGGGTTAAGAAATCATTCCTTGGAAGAAAGCATCAAAagattattattcttgttgtttATTGTTTATCTCGATCGAAGGACAGAAGGCATGGTCTCTATGATGTGTGCTTGACGTGTTATTTGTCTGTTTGTGCCTTAACTTATCAAAAATCTGGTGGTGAATGCGTCTTTGCTATTCATTTAGTTAGAACTTGTAGACTTCACAATATCAGAGAGAAAGCTGAATTATTATTCTTCGATGCCCTTGATATGCAAAATTACAGGTCTTCCAAAGACTTCCCAGACATGCATGCGCTTATAATGCACACGTATAGCTCAGATAATGCTGATGTGCGTGTGGATCACTTGGGCTTACATAAAGCTCTCTGTATTCTAATGAGATGGAATTATTCGATGCCTCCTGATAACTCAAAGGCCTATCAGTTCTTACCTGCTGATGAAGCAGGGGCAAACCAGGATGATTTGATTATGTGGCCACCAATGGTGATAATTCATAACACAATTACAGGGAAGAGTAAAGATGGGCGCATGGAAGGTTTGGGAAACCGAGCAATGGATAGCAAAATGAGAGGTATAGTGTGCCCCTTGGTTCCTTTCTGTGACTGGCACCATATACAATGGTATTTATCTTAATAGAATCCTCCGGCTATATAGGATGTGCTTCGCACTTTGCATCAGTTCTTGAAGATGCCGGTTACTTGCTATATCCCAATACACCACCGTgtacttttttctaaaaatactgATGATATCTTGATGCGAGAGCAAACCTAAGTACTCGCTCAAGATTGATAGGTGATTTTAGCAAGTGCTCCAGCATACTGTACCTGGTTTCTTTGGGTTAGGGTTTTCCATTTTCTAGTCTCTTTatgcatattattttattatggtaTTTAAGGACTAGGGTTTGTCTTGTTAGGGTATGCTTAACTATTTAAGGGCTGTTGTTTCTGTAATGAAGGATTATTTATACTTCTGACAATTTTGTTAAgtagtttatttctttttcctggCCATACGGACCAGAAGACCAGCCATGTGCTTGTTCACTTCTTCACTCTTTTTGACATTATATGAACTCACAGAAAACTATCAAGGAGAAATCATTTTGAACTCTACGCTTCCCTGTTCATGTGAAGCTCACATGCAGTAACTAGCTTCCAAGAGTTTTGCTGCTACACAAAGGACATTCACCATTAAAAAGTCTCAGAAATGCATCATATTACTAGAAACTTTCATCTACCCCAGCTAAGAGATGGAACCGCTATGCAAAAGGATAATTGTGAGTTAAATAAGTATATTGATTGCAGACTTGGGTCAGTTGGTCTAAAGCTTTATGATGTTGAGCATATTTAAATAATCTGCTCTGTGAATAGATGGTTTCGGTCTAGAGAAGTTTTAGTAGCAAGAATTTGGGTTGTAGGTTGCAGATTTTCTGGTTCTGTGGCTAATTGTTGtatttagaattcaatttgaTGGGTCAATCAACTGCATGAAGGGTTATGGATGTTGTAATGTTGTTGCATGATTATGGATTAGTAAAGCAAGCAAAAAGAATGAAATATGGAGGCTGACTGGGTACTGTGAACGATGACCTAAAAAGCACAAGAGTTGCAGATTTGTGAGTTTGGGTGATGCATCATGGAAGAATGGACCAGGATACAAGTCATGGGTGGGTGTTTAGAAATGAAATGAGAGTTGATTTGATGTGAGAATAAGTTAATGCAGTGATGGAAGTTGGGAATAGAGATAAAAGAACAAGCAGGtaaagagaggaagagagagagataatgGACTCACTGCACATGCATAGGCCTCCAAGCTAAAACCAAACAGTTTTAATTCTGTTATCAAAAGTCTAAGAAAATGACCTTTATACATTGGTGCTTGTAAAGGCTACAGCgactttttcttgttcttgttccaCAGGGATTGGAATTTGTAATTTGAGAATTATAGAAAAGCGAATTGAGGTGCAAAGATTAGAGACAGAAATTCTTAGAAGAATATGTACTTGCAAACAATAACAGGTTCTGTTGCTCAAGGACTCATGAAAGAAACACCTAAAACCATCAAGTTTGAAGATCCCAATTAAAGCATTAACTAATTGTTCTTTTCAATGGCGTTATTACTTTGCTTGATGCAATGACAAGCATGCTTTTGATGAGAGTTTAGATCATCAACTCTGTTCGTTGTCTTTTTTGCATGATACTGAAGAGCATGTATTTCAGTCAGGGGCTGAGGTTAAGGCTTTTTAGTGGATTTGGATCATACACTCTTcttatattctttctttttagttttaacttcCACCCCATCCAAATCCATTACTGAAGGAGAAACAAAATATCCTTAGGGCCCTGGTGGGCGACTCAATTGTTTAGTGTTTCTAGATTTGTCAAAATTGAACCTCCAGTGGCTTGCTGGGTTTCAATTTTCATGCATACAGTTTCTGAGGCCGTACATTCCAACTTGTTTTATGCAGACCAAGctacatatatttattttgtattccTTCAAGTTACCAGATTCTTGGGACCTTCAGTCTTACACCACAATTTAGTGACTTGTTTGTGCTTTGTTCcatgtaatatatttatttgtattttgtttccATGATTTATTAATTTGCTTTCTCTTTGCTCTTCtgttttaatattagtttaaagGGAAGGCTGTAACAACAGGCTGGTTTTATTCTAGtttcttttgtaaatttatttagtgTGTCAAAGTCTACCTAGCAATTAGCCACTGCAGTTGCAAATTTAggcttatcattttcttttggaTGACTAACTGATATTTCTAGACTCTGCTGTCTTTTTCAGCtgagaattatttattattgttttttttctttgacctAAATCCTTGATTATGAATGCAATGTATGGGAACCATTGGTTTAGTTTAGCCTTGGAAGAAGAGTTGATGATGATTCTTATGAGTTTCATCATCTGCTCAATATTTTCAATAGTGCAACCCTTGACACctacttttgtttgtttttaccttCTTTGGTCAGATCTTGGATTTGTGGGTGGCACTTCAAAGTCCTTGTATGGAAGAGATGGTCATCTAGGCATTACTCTTGTAAAGTTTAGTGGTGATCAATCAGGACTGGAAGAGGCTATACGGATGGCAGAATACTTTGAGAAGGATAATCATGGACGCAAGGCTTGGGGTTGCTTACAACCTGTGACATTGGGCAAGGATGACGATAAAAATCTGAGCCTTGTGAAGGTGGATCGGAGTGGGGAAAAAACCAGGATTCTATATGGTTATCTTGCAACAGCTGCTGATCTCTACAAGGTTGATTTTGAGACAAGGAAGAAGGTTGTGATTGAGAGCCTGCGGGAATACGAAGCATCCAAGTAGATTTGTCATGACAAAAAAAAGGTACAGCAACGTAATTTAATGTGCTGTTATTTGACCTGCAAATCTCTGACCAAGTTGAGGAAAGCTTCATGTGggcattttttcctttttctagaCTTCATGTAGGCCGTTTGCTAACCGAATTTCAAGTTAATAGGAGGCCTGTTAGTGTTCTGATGCTAATTTATCAGTGTTTGTAATCACAGCTTGTGGTACGCAGGAACTTTACAGGTTCAAGCTGTTATTCGTCCAGTAATTGTTAGACATTAGTGGACATCAGACGTGGAAAGGCTGAGTTTGCCAGCATTGATTATGCAAGCTATCATATATCTGTGCTAGCTAGACATATGATTAGATGCATGGGAAAAGGGAGATTTCTCTCGTAGGAGAAGTCTCCATGTGAGTGGCTAGTGAAGTCGGGATGCCAGTCGGATGAAGATGTTTTCTTTGGATTGAACAGGCAACATGTCGCGTGGTGGTTGGACGCTTGAGTACGATGCTGCGTAGCTGGCTTCTTTGGAATTTAAGCAAATCGCCCATTCCAAAGTCACGGGTAATTTGAAGATTTTCTCGTGTTTCGTTCTGCATGCTCCTCCTTTTTTTCACTGGCGAGTGTAATGTTAATGGCTGGATGAATGATTGGTGATCGGGTCGCTCTCAGACAGGATATAAACTGTGATCCTATGCCCTTTCAAAGATTCAAGAGAGTAGTAGACATCTGGTAACCCACGCTTTTTAGAAACTGTACAAGGTGGTGATGTTTTGATCGTGGCCAATTATTTCCCGGTGTCCTTGAAGACGACAATCGTTATCTTATCACTACTTATCGTGTTTGCAATTATCGTCCTTGCTGCTTTCCGAGCTTGAAAAATACCCCCTCGTGACATCATCTCCTTTTTTTGGTTATTGTCTTTCCTGCCCTCCCCGCCTTGTACTATTACTAGTGAAATACATGAATGTTTCCGCCCCTTCTACTCTGCACTTCACATCCGTTATGTTGCTGCTGGTCAGATTTATTTTGaacgtaaaaacaaaaaattaaaaataaaggcaCTCTTCATATGTTTTCAtagcaaaaataattatgaattttttgaaaaacatttagaaGACTCAAGTTAACTTTAGTTAATCTATTAAACTCtcaattatgataaaaaaaaaattactattgtGATCTGCTGTGACTTCCGTGCAGGATTGGTATATTTTgccaaaataatttcaattcttgttttagtttcttttaataacAATGATGAGTGTGAGAGGGGACTTGGAGGAAGCACCTCGCTCTCCCACGGTCATTTCCTGGGCCATGACAATTTTTATAGGAATATGTGGTCATGGAAGTAAGAAGATTGTGACGTGCTACAATTGTGGTAATACAAATCCAAAATTCAAAGTAAGGGATAtgttaaaactatattattttttaaatatttttttaacccatGATATTTTAACGTTACTTTCCATCTTTAAAATGGTATAATACCCTATGTTCCGTTTGGCGTGCTGCTATTGTATCTGTGCATTACCATTGGCTCAGCAGCCGAAGACACGATGTCATCCTTCCTGCTGCTACCTGTTCTTGtttccttattcttttttagaTGATTAGCAATCCAGCAACCAACTGTCCCCTCCCAATCTGATCCTATGGTCCAACTTCTGAGGATGCGTGATGACTTGATGAAAGACGATGGCGAGGCTATACGTCCTCGAAGAGGAGAAGAATATAATTGGATCCAAACAATGTCTTATTTAATGGGAACTGACCCGAAACGGACCCACCAACTTTCTTGTTTGCATGAACGAAGCTTTTATCAATGAGTTGACACTAATTTAAACCTCGTCTACCTGGTACTTATTGGAGGCTTAGCTACACAATTATGGCCATCGGTGGACCACTCAATAATTATAGTAAATGGAGATTTGAAAATTCC from Populus alba chromosome 8, ASM523922v2, whole genome shotgun sequence encodes the following:
- the LOC118056043 gene encoding photosystem II D1 precursor processing protein PSB27-H2, chloroplastic isoform X2, encoding MAVVLGAKICSFVTFKTMNRTSKPDIDYKLNSRCNAVQSSQAALPSRRHVLVFSASFVTVLILNCFPPPLQARAKEEEKDDGVAGAIKSLFDPNEKTKSGKLLPKAYLKAAREVVKNLRESLKEDTKDIAKFRRTADAAKESIREYLGSWRGQEKVVREESYVELEKAIRSLASFYSRAGPSAQLPEEVRSEILNDLNTAEEFL
- the LOC118056043 gene encoding photosystem II D1 precursor processing protein PSB27-H2, chloroplastic isoform X1, coding for MAVVLGAKICSFVTFKTMNRTSKPDIDCNITDKLNSRCNAVQSSQAALPSRRHVLVFSASFVTVLILNCFPPPLQARAKEEEKDDGVAGAIKSLFDPNEKTKSGKLLPKAYLKAAREVVKNLRESLKEDTKDIAKFRRTADAAKESIREYLGSWRGQEKVVREESYVELEKAIRSLASFYSRAGPSAQLPEEVRSEILNDLNTAEEFL
- the LOC118055989 gene encoding uncharacterized protein isoform X2 — encoded protein: MAGGSHPKSSTLKPFSSTSSSSTPAPHRKYRWESTATATATNNNNPQPPQSNQKLHKPTPFPKPNTGPSPKPVTSTAGPIQPPQVPPYPFPDLGPPPPPTYGFHMLERRTIVLADGSVRSYLALPPDYQDFPRPPLPPRFLLRGGHLDFLPAGPCFPPSNPDALGFPNQNQNQNKRKFDEESVKQGNSSNSDNNHHSNGKNYTLGPDNRGSGTSSVAGEMRAGKQMRICSGDDVGLANRNNNGNFGEVNKSELKKAFFHFAKVINENETNRKKYLEDGKQGRLRCVACGRSSKDFPDMHALIMHTYSSDNADVRVDHLGLHKALCILMRWNYSMPPDNSKAYQFLPADEAGANQDDLIMWPPMVIIHNTITGKSKDGRMEGLGNRAMDSKMRGCASHFASVLEDAGYLLYPNTPPCTFF
- the LOC118055989 gene encoding uncharacterized protein isoform X1 codes for the protein MAGGSHPKSSTLKPFSSTSSSSTPAPHRKYRWESTATATATNNNNPQPPQSNQKLHKPTPFPKPNTGPSPKPVTSTAGPIQPPQVPPYPFPDLGPPPPPTYGFHMLERRTIVLADGSVRSYLALPPDYQDFPRPPLPPRFLLRGGHLDFLPAGPCFPPSNPDALGFPNQNQNQNKRKFDEESVKQGNSSNSDNNHHSNGKNYTLGPDNRGSGTSSVAGEMRAGKQMRICSGDDVGLANRNNNGNFGEVNKSELKKAFFHFAKVINENETNRKKYLEDGKQGRLRCVACGRSSKDFPDMHALIMHTYSSDNADVRVDHLGLHKALCILMRWNYSMPPDNSKAYQFLPADEAGANQDDLIMWPPMVIIHNTITGKSKDGRMEGLGNRAMDSKMRDLGFVGGTSKSLYGRDGHLGITLVKFSGDQSGLEEAIRMAEYFEKDNHGRKAWGCLQPVTLGKDDDKNLSLVKVDRSGEKTRILYGYLATAADLYKVDFETRKKVVIESLREYEASK